Proteins encoded by one window of Micromonospora coxensis:
- a CDS encoding BTAD domain-containing putative transcriptional regulator produces MSGTLRFEILGPQRAWHDDREIDTGPGKQRAVLAVLLLSAGRPVPTGQIVDAVWPDDPPANGPNVVQKYVAGLRRVLEPERSPRTPGQVVTLTEAGYLLRVPPEAVDAVRFERSVRRAQQSRAQRRVAEAVTELRSALDLWRGEPLPGLPGPFFDSARHRLAELRAAALETRVEWELELGRHRELTGELVELVAGFPLRERLRHQLMLALYRSGRQAEALAAYREIGELLREEYGIEPGNALQELHGRILRSDPTLIPPAPPAPVDPADPAAPAPAVAADPAGPAPAVVADPAYPAPTSAPVPTAPPPAHPPSPATPTAAAPPPAAALPPAAAPSPAAAPGTTAAPGTTAAPPPRGPVPVPVEASRGPMPVPAVAPSLPTAATANGPSVPTGWPAAPGVPGLPVPPVLPVLPAGPVAGAVWHAPRWLSVTATVLATAMVLLSFGAVTWAVVLGYAAWRRSWRLALAGLGYLALVGSLFYLALTSDPDAEPPDGELLYVLSVLAVCWCVGTVHVVLLSRGFRGAVRRVLGVADRRGDDERRVRREQARYLLHHHPAARHELRIGRPDLPRVFDDGGLVDVNAVSDQVLAGLPGLTPDQCRHIVTDRLLRGPYSSVEELAGRCLLPPAVTEHLRDVLVFLPPPGPPPTAA; encoded by the coding sequence ATGTCAGGAACGCTGCGCTTCGAGATCCTCGGTCCTCAGCGGGCCTGGCACGACGACCGCGAGATCGACACCGGCCCCGGAAAGCAACGCGCCGTGCTGGCCGTCCTGCTGCTCTCGGCAGGCCGCCCGGTGCCCACCGGGCAGATCGTGGACGCGGTCTGGCCGGACGATCCACCGGCCAACGGTCCCAACGTGGTGCAGAAGTACGTCGCCGGGCTGCGCCGGGTGCTGGAGCCGGAGCGTTCCCCGCGTACGCCGGGGCAGGTGGTGACCCTGACCGAGGCGGGCTACCTGCTACGGGTCCCGCCGGAGGCGGTGGACGCCGTCCGGTTCGAACGGTCGGTGCGCCGGGCGCAGCAGTCCCGGGCGCAGCGGCGGGTCGCCGAGGCGGTGACCGAGCTGCGGTCGGCCCTCGACCTGTGGCGCGGCGAGCCGCTGCCCGGCCTGCCCGGCCCGTTCTTCGACTCCGCGCGGCACCGCCTGGCCGAGCTGCGCGCCGCCGCCCTGGAGACCCGCGTCGAGTGGGAGCTGGAGCTGGGCCGGCACCGGGAGCTGACCGGTGAGCTGGTGGAACTGGTGGCCGGCTTCCCGCTGCGGGAGCGGCTGCGCCACCAGCTCATGCTGGCCCTCTACCGCAGCGGCCGGCAGGCCGAGGCGCTGGCCGCGTACCGGGAGATCGGTGAGCTGCTGCGCGAGGAGTACGGCATCGAGCCGGGCAACGCGCTCCAGGAGTTGCACGGGCGCATCCTGCGCTCCGACCCGACCCTGATCCCGCCGGCACCACCCGCTCCGGTCGATCCGGCCGATCCGGCGGCTCCTGCCCCGGCGGTCGCGGCTGACCCGGCGGGTCCAGCTCCGGCGGTCGTGGCTGACCCGGCGTATCCGGCCCCGACATCGGCCCCAGTCCCGACAGCCCCGCCACCTGCGCACCCGCCATCGCCCGCCACACCGACGGCAGCCGCTCCGCCGCCGGCTGCCGCCTTGCCGCCGGCTGCCGCTCCGTCGCCGGCTGCCGCCCCGGGGACGACTGCCGCCCCGGGGACGACTGCCGCTCCGCCGCCGCGCGGTCCGGTGCCCGTCCCGGTGGAGGCGTCACGCGGTCCGATGCCCGTTCCGGCCGTGGCCCCGTCGTTGCCCACCGCGGCGACGGCGAACGGGCCGTCCGTCCCGACGGGCTGGCCGGCGGCCCCCGGCGTACCCGGGTTGCCGGTCCCTCCGGTGCTGCCGGTGCTGCCGGCGGGGCCGGTCGCCGGGGCGGTCTGGCACGCCCCGCGCTGGCTGAGCGTGACGGCGACGGTCCTGGCCACGGCGATGGTGCTGCTGTCGTTCGGCGCCGTCACCTGGGCGGTCGTCCTCGGGTACGCGGCCTGGCGGCGCAGCTGGCGGCTCGCCCTGGCGGGGCTGGGCTACCTGGCGCTGGTCGGAAGCCTCTTCTACCTCGCCCTGACTAGCGACCCCGACGCCGAGCCCCCGGACGGGGAACTCCTCTACGTCCTCAGCGTGCTCGCGGTGTGCTGGTGCGTGGGGACGGTGCACGTCGTGCTGCTGAGCCGGGGTTTCCGGGGCGCGGTGCGCCGGGTCCTCGGGGTGGCGGACCGGCGGGGCGACGACGAGCGGCGGGTACGCCGTGAGCAGGCCCGGTACCTCCTGCACCACCACCCGGCAGCCCGGCACGAGCTGCGGATCGGGCGTCCCGACCTGCCCCGCGTCTTCGACGACGGCGGGCTCGTCGACGTCAACGCGGTGAGCGACCAGGTGCTCGCCGGGCTCCCCGGCCTCACCCCCGACCAGTGCCGGCACATCGTCACCGACCGGTTGCTGCGTGGCCCGTACTCGTCGGTGGAGGAACTGGCCGGGCGCTGCCTGCTGCCGCCGGCC
- a CDS encoding ABC transporter ATP-binding protein: MSEPVLSVENLSVRIAGLHILQGVSFTVAPTGVTVLLGRNGVGKTTTLRAIVGLTPRNGEVRGTVRMGAQSLLARPTHRLVRGGLGYVPEDRCVFAGLTVAENLRLAERRGSTPAYDKVYALFPELDRRGRQRAGSLSGGQQQMLAIGRVLLNDNRLLLVDEPTKGLAPKVVTEVAEVLERVAESVPVLLVEQNLAVVRRLARDAVVLAAGQVAWTGDARELLLETALTKSLLGVGSGGGHETAPAARKDGS, encoded by the coding sequence GTGAGCGAACCGGTCCTGAGCGTCGAGAACCTGTCGGTGCGGATCGCCGGGCTGCACATCCTCCAGGGGGTGTCGTTCACCGTCGCCCCGACCGGGGTGACCGTGCTGCTCGGGCGCAACGGCGTCGGCAAGACCACCACGCTGCGCGCGATCGTCGGCCTGACCCCCCGCAACGGCGAGGTGCGCGGCACCGTCCGGATGGGCGCGCAGAGCCTGCTCGCCCGCCCCACCCACCGGCTGGTCCGCGGCGGGCTCGGCTACGTGCCGGAGGACCGCTGCGTGTTCGCCGGCCTCACCGTCGCGGAGAACCTGCGGCTCGCCGAGCGGCGCGGCAGCACCCCCGCGTACGACAAGGTCTATGCGCTCTTCCCGGAGCTGGACCGGCGCGGACGGCAACGGGCCGGCTCGCTCTCCGGCGGGCAGCAGCAGATGCTGGCGATCGGCCGGGTGCTGCTCAACGACAACCGGCTGCTGCTGGTCGACGAGCCGACCAAGGGGCTGGCGCCCAAGGTGGTCACCGAGGTGGCCGAGGTGCTGGAGCGGGTCGCCGAGTCGGTGCCGGTGCTGCTGGTCGAGCAGAACCTGGCCGTGGTGCGGCGGCTCGCGCGTGACGCCGTGGTGCTCGCCGCCGGCCAGGTGGCCTGGACCGGCGACGCCAGGGAGCTGCTGCTGGAGACGGCGCTGACGAAGTCGCTGCTCGGGGTCGGCTCCGGCGGCGGGCACGAGACCGCTCCGGCGGCGCGGAAGGACGGAAGCTGA
- a CDS encoding substrate-binding domain-containing protein, producing MTVRHTRRAFLSAATMMAAALAATACGSPQDTASGGGDSSAPVKVGLVYSQSGPLASYGKQYIEGFKAGLDHATGGTGKVGDRKIEVTEVDDAGDPAKAVSAAKDLIGKGTKIIAGSTASGVALQVAPIAAQNKVLFISGPAATDAVTGANKYTFRSGRQSYQDVVTAKSFIGDPAGKKVVVFAQDGAFGDANEAAVKAVIGGAGATVSSVRAPASATEFTPFASQIKAAKPDLLFVAWAGTTAPAMWQTLDQQGVLTSTTVVTGLDIRASWPTFGAAGSKISFLSHYFDGASDTEAAKALKGKVNTIDLFHPDGFAAAQMVVRAAQEGGDDVDKMVTALEGWTFDGVKGKMTIRAEDHALLQPMYQAKLSGSGTAFTAAAQKTLTGDETAPPVTGMKG from the coding sequence ATGACGGTCCGGCACACGCGGCGGGCGTTCCTCTCCGCCGCCACGATGATGGCTGCGGCGCTCGCCGCCACGGCCTGCGGCAGCCCGCAGGACACCGCCTCCGGCGGCGGTGACAGCTCCGCCCCGGTCAAGGTCGGCCTGGTCTACTCCCAGTCGGGTCCCCTGGCCAGCTACGGCAAGCAGTACATCGAAGGGTTCAAGGCCGGCCTCGACCACGCCACCGGCGGCACCGGCAAGGTCGGTGACCGGAAGATCGAGGTGACCGAGGTCGACGACGCCGGTGACCCGGCCAAGGCGGTCTCCGCCGCCAAGGACCTGATCGGCAAGGGCACGAAGATCATCGCCGGCTCCACGGCCTCCGGGGTGGCGCTCCAGGTCGCCCCGATCGCCGCGCAGAACAAGGTCCTCTTCATCTCCGGGCCGGCCGCCACCGACGCGGTGACCGGCGCGAACAAGTACACGTTCCGCTCCGGACGGCAGTCGTACCAGGACGTGGTGACCGCCAAGTCGTTCATCGGCGACCCGGCCGGCAAGAAGGTCGTCGTCTTCGCCCAGGACGGCGCGTTCGGCGACGCCAACGAGGCCGCCGTCAAGGCCGTCATCGGCGGCGCGGGCGCCACGGTGAGCAGCGTCCGGGCCCCGGCGAGCGCGACCGAGTTCACCCCGTTCGCCAGCCAGATCAAGGCCGCCAAGCCGGACCTGCTCTTCGTCGCCTGGGCCGGCACCACCGCCCCGGCCATGTGGCAGACCCTCGACCAGCAGGGCGTCCTCACCTCCACCACGGTCGTGACCGGGCTGGACATCCGGGCCTCCTGGCCCACCTTCGGCGCCGCCGGCAGCAAGATCTCCTTCCTGTCGCACTACTTCGACGGGGCCAGCGACACCGAGGCCGCGAAGGCGCTCAAGGGCAAGGTGAACACCATCGACCTGTTCCACCCCGACGGCTTCGCCGCCGCGCAGATGGTCGTACGGGCCGCGCAGGAGGGTGGCGACGACGTCGACAAGATGGTCACCGCGCTCGAAGGCTGGACGTTCGACGGGGTGAAGGGCAAGATGACCATCCGCGCCGAGGACCACGCCCTGCTCCAGCCGATGTACCAGGCCAAGCTCTCCGGCAGCGGCACCGCCTTCACGGCCGCCGCCCAGAAGACCCTGACCGGTGACGAGACCGCTCCGCCGGTCACCGGAATGAAGGGCTGA
- a CDS encoding ABC transporter ATP-binding protein — protein sequence MLATRGLTWRIGEVAIVDNVYLDLAPGEFLGVIGPNGAGKTSLFNLITGLRRPTEGRVVLDSEDVTALPPHRRARLGLGRTFQASSVFGSLTVRENVRLAVQAHRGGSMKLWRRAAADREVAAAADAALDRVGLHHRGTALAGTLAHGEKRKLEIALLLAGEPRVMLLDEPMAGVSAEDVPELVDVIRSLTGDSGRSVLMVEHHMDVILELADRIAVMHHGALLACDTPDTVMANATVQEAYLGESL from the coding sequence ATGCTCGCCACCCGCGGTCTGACCTGGCGGATCGGTGAGGTCGCCATCGTCGACAACGTCTACCTCGATCTCGCGCCCGGGGAGTTCCTCGGCGTGATCGGGCCCAACGGCGCCGGCAAGACCTCCCTGTTCAACCTGATCACCGGCCTGCGCCGGCCCACCGAGGGCCGGGTCGTGCTGGACTCCGAGGACGTCACCGCCCTCCCGCCGCACCGGCGGGCCCGCCTCGGACTGGGACGCACCTTCCAGGCGTCCTCGGTCTTCGGCTCGCTCACCGTGCGGGAGAACGTCCGGCTCGCGGTGCAGGCCCACCGCGGGGGCTCGATGAAACTGTGGCGGCGGGCGGCGGCCGACCGGGAGGTGGCCGCCGCCGCCGACGCGGCGCTCGACCGGGTCGGTCTCCACCACCGGGGTACGGCGCTCGCCGGCACCCTCGCCCACGGCGAGAAGCGCAAGCTGGAGATCGCCCTGCTGCTGGCCGGGGAACCCCGGGTGATGCTGCTGGACGAGCCGATGGCCGGGGTCAGCGCCGAGGACGTGCCCGAGCTGGTCGACGTGATCAGGTCGCTCACCGGCGACAGCGGCCGGTCGGTGCTGATGGTCGAGCACCACATGGACGTGATCCTGGAGCTGGCCGACCGGATCGCCGTGATGCACCACGGCGCGCTGCTGGCCTGCGACACCCCGGACACGGTGATGGCGAACGCCACCGTGCAGGAGGCGTACCTGGGGGAGTCGCTGTGA
- a CDS encoding SDR family NAD(P)-dependent oxidoreductase — translation MGERLAVVSGGGTGIGAAIARGLVTDGFDVLVVGRRVEPLRATAERIRAEAGRQDAVTVVTADLTDPEQTTGVVEAVGGRPVDVVVNNAGGYLGGDTSSLDGVAAHWRANLDANVLTAVLLTEALRPALRRPGGRVLLISSIAAQRGGGGAYSAAKAALHGWAYDLATQLGPEQITVNVVSPGYVADTEFFGDRMTPEGHAKRVAATLVGRAGEPDDIAAAVRYLAGPSAGYVTGQVLGVNGGSVLGR, via the coding sequence ATGGGGGAGCGGCTGGCCGTGGTGAGCGGAGGCGGGACCGGGATCGGAGCGGCCATCGCGCGAGGGCTGGTCACCGACGGGTTCGACGTGCTGGTGGTGGGGCGGCGGGTCGAGCCGCTGCGGGCGACCGCCGAGCGGATCCGCGCCGAGGCGGGCCGACAGGACGCCGTCACCGTCGTCACCGCCGACCTGACCGACCCGGAGCAGACGACCGGGGTGGTCGAGGCGGTCGGCGGACGGCCCGTCGACGTGGTGGTGAACAACGCCGGGGGTTACCTCGGCGGGGACACGTCCAGCCTGGACGGGGTGGCCGCGCACTGGCGGGCCAACCTGGACGCGAACGTGCTCACCGCCGTGCTGCTCACCGAGGCGCTGCGACCGGCCCTGCGCCGGCCGGGCGGCCGGGTGCTCCTGATCAGCTCGATCGCCGCCCAGCGGGGCGGCGGCGGGGCCTACTCGGCGGCGAAGGCGGCGCTGCACGGCTGGGCGTACGACCTGGCCACCCAGCTTGGCCCGGAGCAGATCACGGTCAACGTGGTCAGTCCCGGTTACGTCGCCGACACCGAGTTCTTCGGCGACCGGATGACCCCGGAAGGGCACGCCAAGCGGGTCGCCGCGACCCTCGTCGGCCGGGCCGGGGAGCCGGACGACATCGCCGCGGCGGTCCGCTACCTGGCCGGCCCGTCCGCCGGATACGTCACCGGCCAGGTGCTCGGCGTCAACGGCGGGTCCGTCCTCGGCCGCTGA
- a CDS encoding branched-chain amino acid ABC transporter permease — protein MGTVILLTLTGLGLAALYFLVASGLSLVFGLADVLNFAHGLFLGVGAYATWWAAQNLPGAGPDGLGFVLAVLFGVAAGTLVAVLVELVLIRPLYSRTIEQVLVTVGLSLAGVALLQATWGADARPFPRPEWTRQVTSVLGANVPNGGLLLIVAAVAVLGALLAFLRWTRYGLVIRAGVENREMVTALGIDVRKAFTLVFAIGGAAAALAGALGGVYFGTVSPGQGGSLLIFAFIVVVIGGMGSVVGSAYAAVVVGLLQQFVNYYGVSGLGDICVVGLLAVVLLLRPQGLAGKVAHA, from the coding sequence ATGGGCACGGTGATCCTGCTGACGCTGACCGGGCTGGGCCTGGCGGCGCTGTACTTCCTGGTCGCCTCCGGGCTCTCCCTCGTCTTCGGCCTGGCCGACGTGCTCAACTTCGCCCACGGGCTCTTCCTCGGTGTCGGCGCGTACGCGACCTGGTGGGCCGCGCAGAACCTGCCCGGCGCCGGCCCGGACGGCCTCGGCTTCGTGCTCGCGGTGCTGTTCGGGGTGGCGGCCGGCACGCTGGTCGCGGTGCTGGTGGAGCTGGTGCTGATCCGGCCGCTCTACTCGCGCACCATCGAACAGGTGCTGGTCACCGTCGGCCTGTCGCTGGCCGGGGTGGCGCTGCTCCAGGCCACCTGGGGCGCGGACGCCCGGCCGTTCCCGCGCCCGGAGTGGACCCGGCAGGTGACCTCGGTGCTCGGCGCGAACGTGCCCAACGGTGGGCTGCTGCTGATCGTCGCCGCGGTGGCGGTGCTCGGCGCGCTGCTCGCCTTCCTCCGCTGGACCCGCTACGGCCTGGTGATCCGCGCCGGGGTGGAGAACCGGGAGATGGTCACCGCGCTCGGCATCGACGTGCGCAAGGCGTTCACCCTGGTCTTCGCCATCGGCGGGGCGGCGGCGGCGCTGGCCGGCGCGCTCGGCGGCGTCTACTTCGGCACCGTCTCGCCCGGGCAGGGCGGCTCGCTGCTGATCTTCGCGTTCATCGTGGTGGTGATCGGCGGGATGGGCTCGGTGGTCGGGTCCGCGTACGCGGCGGTCGTGGTGGGGCTGCTGCAACAGTTCGTCAACTACTACGGCGTCTCCGGGCTGGGCGACATCTGCGTGGTCGGCCTGCTCGCCGTGGTGCTGCTGCTGCGGCCCCAGGGCCTGGCCGGAAAGGTGGCTCACGCATGA
- a CDS encoding serine hydrolase domain-containing protein, translated as MRKPLLAVLALSLVVAGPGPAWGGEPAKALTPAAIDEYLREALDSTGLPGMSVVVTHGDRIVHTAGLGHDASGRPVTADTPMRVASVSKSFTAAAVMTLVDDGRVALDQPVATYLPEFRMADRRAGRITVRQLLNQTSGLSDRTVDIGATQRATTFAGYLAALRDGSLAGEPGSRWEYCNVNYDVAARLVEVVDGRDFADAVRDRVFARLGMGASAVGDRVVRPSDGFISVYGAWVPRTELPRFRGGGSGGVVTTASDMGRWLISQAGHGPSMVTPGSLAVLHEPSPGTDYAMGWGVEVEGSRKLLVHSGNLFTYTAVQAVDPATGFGFAVLTNSASLHDDTYDILLGLVALSDGRRPAAPGGGRQMTELVLALTALVALGLGIRGVLRSGRWARRRAGRTWWWTAFRLVGVLVPAVVLATYPQWASFLMNGRAVTWAQMTYFPAPLTITLAVAAAAGLATAVARLTRLRSAGPTG; from the coding sequence ATGCGGAAACCTCTCTTGGCGGTCCTCGCCCTGTCGCTGGTCGTCGCCGGTCCCGGCCCTGCGTGGGGCGGGGAGCCGGCGAAGGCGCTCACGCCTGCCGCCATCGACGAATACCTACGGGAGGCGCTGGACTCGACCGGACTGCCGGGGATGTCCGTGGTGGTGACCCACGGCGACCGGATCGTCCACACGGCCGGGCTCGGACATGACGCGTCGGGCCGGCCCGTCACCGCCGACACGCCGATGCGGGTGGCGTCGGTGAGCAAGTCGTTCACGGCGGCCGCGGTCATGACCCTCGTGGACGACGGCCGGGTGGCGCTGGACCAGCCGGTCGCCACGTACCTGCCGGAGTTCCGGATGGCCGATCGGCGCGCCGGCCGGATCACCGTGCGGCAGTTGCTGAACCAGACCTCGGGCCTGTCGGACCGGACGGTCGACATCGGCGCGACACAGCGCGCGACCACCTTCGCCGGCTACCTGGCCGCACTGCGGGACGGCAGTCTGGCCGGTGAACCCGGAAGCCGCTGGGAGTACTGCAACGTCAACTACGACGTCGCCGCCCGGTTGGTCGAGGTCGTCGACGGCCGCGACTTCGCCGACGCTGTGCGGGACCGGGTCTTCGCGCGGCTCGGCATGGGCGCCAGCGCCGTCGGTGACCGGGTGGTGCGACCGTCGGACGGGTTCATCTCCGTCTACGGCGCCTGGGTGCCCCGAACCGAGCTGCCGCGGTTCCGCGGCGGTGGTTCCGGCGGGGTCGTCACCACCGCGTCCGACATGGGTCGCTGGTTGATCAGTCAGGCCGGCCACGGGCCGTCGATGGTGACGCCGGGCAGTCTGGCGGTACTCCACGAGCCGTCGCCGGGCACGGACTACGCCATGGGTTGGGGCGTGGAGGTGGAAGGGAGCCGCAAGCTGCTGGTGCACTCGGGCAACCTGTTCACGTACACGGCCGTCCAGGCGGTGGACCCGGCCACCGGCTTCGGCTTCGCGGTCCTGACCAACAGCGCCTCGCTGCACGACGACACGTACGACATCCTGCTCGGACTGGTCGCCCTCAGCGACGGCCGCCGGCCGGCCGCACCGGGCGGGGGACGGCAGATGACGGAGCTGGTCCTCGCGCTCACCGCCCTGGTCGCCCTCGGACTCGGAATCCGTGGAGTGCTCCGATCCGGCCGCTGGGCACGCCGACGTGCCGGGCGGACGTGGTGGTGGACGGCGTTTCGGCTGGTCGGGGTGCTGGTGCCAGCGGTGGTGCTGGCCACGTACCCGCAATGGGCGTCGTTCCTGATGAACGGCCGGGCCGTCACGTGGGCGCAGATGACCTACTTTCCCGCGCCGCTCACGATCACGCTCGCCGTCGCGGCGGCGGCGGGGCTGGCGACCGCCGTGGCGCGGCTGACCCGACTGCGGTCGGCAGGGCCGACCGGGTGA
- a CDS encoding branched-chain amino acid ABC transporter permease, with translation MTDQMVDAPPAAVPAELTPGHSRWHGLRPWLPLAALAVAAIVPYSTLALPGIFEGPLNSPGTLQLLAVCLVFGGLAAGYDLLFGRTGMLSFGHALYFAAGVYGTDILVTRAGLPLWQAALFAVVGATTLAALLGAVALRTVGIAFAMVTLAFAQVGAILVARNFGGWTGGEEGLPLDVSGLPPALVGVTNTVNLYWLALAYLALVVFVVHRVSGSPTGRVLAGLRDDERRVGVLGLDPYRFKLVAFTLAGGLASAGGVVYCLIVGGASPHVTSSELTLSLLVMVVLGGPGTRWGPVLGGVLYMYLDHRLTAFGTSDAVDALPAVLSAPLSQPLFVLGTVFILAVYFFPGGLASLTTRLRPLLTALRPPR, from the coding sequence ATGACCGACCAGATGGTCGACGCACCCCCGGCCGCGGTGCCGGCGGAACTGACCCCCGGCCACTCGCGCTGGCACGGGCTGCGGCCGTGGCTGCCGCTGGCGGCGCTGGCGGTGGCGGCGATCGTGCCGTACTCGACGCTCGCCCTGCCCGGGATCTTCGAGGGGCCGCTGAACTCGCCGGGCACCCTGCAACTGCTCGCCGTCTGCCTGGTCTTCGGCGGTCTCGCCGCCGGGTACGACCTGCTGTTCGGCCGCACCGGCATGCTCTCCTTCGGGCACGCGCTCTACTTCGCCGCCGGGGTGTACGGCACCGACATCCTGGTCACCCGGGCCGGGCTGCCGCTGTGGCAGGCGGCGCTCTTCGCCGTCGTCGGGGCGACCACCCTCGCGGCGCTGCTCGGGGCGGTCGCGCTGCGTACGGTGGGCATCGCCTTCGCCATGGTGACGCTCGCCTTCGCCCAGGTCGGGGCGATCCTGGTGGCCCGCAACTTCGGCGGCTGGACCGGCGGCGAGGAAGGACTGCCGCTGGACGTGTCCGGCCTGCCGCCGGCCCTGGTCGGGGTCACCAACACGGTCAACCTGTACTGGCTGGCGCTGGCGTACCTGGCGCTCGTGGTGTTCGTGGTGCACCGGGTCTCCGGCTCGCCGACCGGGCGGGTGCTGGCCGGGCTGCGTGACGACGAGCGGCGGGTCGGCGTCCTCGGGCTCGACCCGTACCGGTTCAAGCTGGTGGCGTTCACCCTGGCCGGCGGCCTGGCGAGCGCCGGGGGAGTGGTGTACTGCCTGATCGTCGGTGGTGCGAGCCCGCACGTGACCTCGTCCGAGCTGACCCTGTCGCTGCTGGTGATGGTGGTGCTCGGCGGGCCCGGCACCCGGTGGGGCCCGGTGCTCGGCGGCGTCCTCTACATGTACCTGGACCACCGGCTCACCGCCTTCGGGACCAGCGACGCGGTCGACGCCCTGCCCGCCGTGCTGAGCGCCCCGCTCAGCCAACCCCTGTTCGTCCTCGGCACCGTCTTCATCCTGGCCGTCTACTTCTTCCCCGGCGGCCTGGCCAGCCTCACCACCCGTCTCCGCCCCCTCCTCACCGCCCTCCGCCCACCCCGCTGA